The stretch of DNA AAACAATACTGATACCTTATAAATTAAGCAATATATCGATACATAGAAAAAGGAGGACAATTGGAGATTGTATCGGAATTGGTTGTTGTATTCATGTGATTTGCTCTACATACATATATGAGTATACAAGAATCTGAGTATTAAACTCTAGCCTATAATTTGCCTATAATAGAAAAAACTATTAAATACAATTGATATACAATTTcctaatataaattatatgctTTGATTTTATGTTGAGCAGATATGTACAGCACTGCCAGCACATGCTTACACAATTCACACGCTTAGTTGATTTACTGAAACTTTGGCATTCATTAGCATATTGATATTTTCCTTAATTTGAATAGTATATCCTTAACAAAAATGTCATTTAAACCCTAACTATAAAAGATTTAGTTCTAAAGCATTTTGGAGTTCTTAAATTGTTTCCGCGCTCGTTATAAAACCCATTGTGAAAATCAGGAATGTTTTAAAATGGTTATGAAATTGCATTTCATGcgaaacaattttaattttaaacgagttttgattttataaaattaatttgacaTATTTCAAAATGATCTCGAGTTTAAAGATTTTGTATCTAAATGTGATTCTTTACGAGTCCACTTAGCATGGTCAAGTAACTCTTTGTAACCATTATAATGCATTCAACCAAAGAGAAAGTTTTATGACATTCAATTCAATCTTACGTCCCacccatatatatatttgttgtaaagaTCACAaccctcaaatatttttttggttacattgaagacaataaaatttaaacctaatatatatatatatatatatatatatatatatatatatatatatatatatatatatatatatatataggggttttctaacttagaccctagttaggtctaagttagcaaggtgcaccttttgagttggacaaaaatacccttttttttttttttgaaacaatagagcaactggggtatgtatgtaatttgcatcataaaaatacacttttttttttttttgaaacaatagaacaactattacattttttaaatttcttccaaatttcgacctcattttacgtgcgaatcgaacgccgatttcaaaaactaataccggaaacctttgtaaaattgaaaaacgatcaaaatccatataaggaacgtcgagtttcgttgagtattgagggagatcgaaccgggtcaaaaaccgggtcgcacgacccgtttctgcataaaacgggtgggagggacgatgaacagtgcgcgtcgcccacgcccactctcaccggcggcgcgtgggggcgcgtgcggcctcagggaggctctattttttttttattttttcataataaaatagtagataatattctggaaattttggtatattgtatgaaatttttggagacccgaaactatttttagttaattaaatgagtaaaaaggtaattaaaaatattataattccataaaaaatttccaaaattttatgtaaagtactatgaattatttagaaccctcttgtgtacctcactctccctagttcaagtcatgaaattattttcacaaattccgctgattatttaaaaccatttaacaaataataataataatttcatagatttgtactctgaaaccaattgtttttttatttgtttctaataaaatattagataatattctggaacttttggtatattttatgaaattttttgagacctgaaactatttttcgttaattaaatgaaataaaacggtaattaaaaactattgtttgcttctgaaaccatttagctggaagaatggtttcagagagttatactgtgaaaccattctagcagtaaaatggtttcataagcaaacaattaaaaatcaactcccctgaaaccattctatcagtgaaatggtttcaaagtacaacgctctgaaaccattgtaccagctaaatggtttcagaatggtttcagaagcaaacaattaagaaattactcactgaaaccattctaccagtaaaatggtttcagagagttatactgtgaaaccattctaccagctaaatggtttcacagtattatataaagataattaaaggtagtgaaaaattgagtttttttttttgtgtccaaatcaaacgaaccaagtctctatttgtagacaaaaaaaaattatgaattttggtataaaaataaaaaaataaaaaattaatttacaacgaaataattgagtttaaagtattaaatgaaaaaaaaaacacgccaaccacccagcagttgacacgtgtcctgcttttttaaaatgaaattttctctctccaggcgcagatctagtgtggtgcacgcgctggcttatcatggagatggatgatctggactgtctgattgatccgacagccatgatgagatcatctcttggccgtctgatggaaatcaacggtctgtaacggtggtcctgcggtaggcgcgcgacactggatcagcgccaatatgttttttttttttttttttaaaaaagaaagggtatttttgtccaactcaaaaggtgcaccttgctaatttagacccaactgggtctaaattagcagcccccatatatatatatatatatatatatatatatatatatatataatatttaaatatctCACTGCTAGACCAAACATAATTATTTCTACCCTTGTATTTAAAACTACACATCCATCATTAATTTATGTCTTCATCGTCATGGTCCAAAAGAATTATTTCACCACCTAAATGCCCCCTTCTTTTACCTCAATTTAATTGATGTGTtcactttttcaaaattaattttcccCACACATTTATCTATTATTGTAAAACTAATTTtgcaataaaatttatataatttttttcaacttaatatAAAAGCTAATTAAATTTCATCAATTAAACTAACTAAATGTAGAAAGATTTAGTACAAGAAAAAGATACCAAAGTCAATTATAATAACCAAAATCACACTATAGCCAAAGAGGTTGGAGATGGAGCCCCATTAAACAAAAAGTAGAAAGGACGTTTCAGCTTCATACAAGGAAACACAACAGGACAAAACACTTTGACCTTATCACAACATTAATTAGCAGGGTAAAACTGGAACATAATTACTTTCCTAATataaaaaaaccttttttttttcttcacaaaatACTACCATTATTTTCTTTCTACTTTCTAAAACTACTTTTCCTTTCTTCATTCAATAAGCAAAACCACCATTTTGGTTTCTTCTTCCTTTTTCATGATAAGCAGCTTCTGAAGAAGAAATTGCAGCAAAATAACAATTCTCATTCTGAACATTGTTACTTTCTTCCTCATCCATGAAAATCTGCTTGCATCTACATTCCACACTGCAGAAAGCTCTGTCCCCTCTTCACATTTTAATGtgcacaaacaaaacaaaaaaaaaacacaaaaatgagCTAAAAATACTTCACCAGAAAATAGTATATATGCATAATAAATTAGTTATATAAAttcaagataattacacatgaaatTGTACcgctatttatttttaaatgataaaactATATTCTTGAgtcattattataagaaaaaaaaatcaatttttatgttatttagaAAAcggatgtatttagtctatttAATTTATGGACCAGATATATCTGTTTTCTAATAATACTAAAAATTAAACAGTGACTATCGGAGAAATtattcttaaatattttttttgaacaagtcaaaatgagatatatatatatatatatatataaaaaagtctatcagcacaagacgtgccaaaaAGACTAAATAAGGTTACAAATAAAGTTCAAAAATACaggaaccaaaagaaactaaacaagGCTCAAGCAaagcaaaggactagaccaTCGAGAGACCTAGAAAACACAGTatatatctataaaaaatatacatgaCTCTTAACTTTTGGTGCTAGGAtgccaaaaaaatatatcttcttttctcttaactatttaaaaaaaaaaactaaaaaaaaaataaataaaaatataaaacattaaAGTAAAATAAGATCTGGGTTTTTCAAACATGAATTAATAATGCAAAATTTCATGGTATATCATAGGACTTACTTGTACATGTAGATGTCTGTTCCAGGTAACAACCTTTTCCtgcaaagaaaacaaatttctaGAAAAGTTGTTTGTTGTTCCTGAAAATGAGATTCATGATGAGAACAAGAATTCAAGGAAACAATAGAAGATTGTTTGTTGATGCTATTAAGCATCATTATTTTGTTAATCACTTTTGGTGTTTCCTTGTTCTTATTAATACCACTTTTTTGAGCTTCTAACACTACACTCAAacccaacatttttttttctttggtggTTATTTTGTAGGGAATGgaaagtgttttgttttgatgaagAGGAATTTTTAGTACAAAAAAAGAGTGAagagagaaatgaaaagaagaagatagAAAAAAAGGTTAGAGTAGTGTTGTGGGACCCATACAGCTATGGATGGAGCAGTAATAAGAAAGGACAATCAGTAATTTGACTGCTTTTGTTATATAAACGCCACGTAGTAGAGTTTTTgaagttctttgtttatttgTCGTTTTGTGTTAATGTTTTTTGTTGGGGTATTCTATTGGAGATGGGTGTGTAAATgtttttctttatcataaataaAAGACCAAATTACATCGGacatcctttatcttatttatttgtaatactttagttctttatctttttttgtaatattttggtcctttattttttatacggcgcacatatacatttttttttttttcattttttattaaaaaaatgatgagaTGGCATTCCACTTAGATAATCTTTTtct from Trifolium pratense cultivar HEN17-A07 linkage group LG5, ARS_RC_1.1, whole genome shotgun sequence encodes:
- the LOC123883509 gene encoding FCS-Like Zinc finger 15-like produces the protein MLGLSVVLEAQKSGINKNKETPKVINKIMMLNSINKQSSIVSLNSCSHHESHFQEQQTTFLEICFLCRKRLLPGTDIYMYKGDRAFCSVECRCKQIFMDEEESNNVQNENCYFAAISSSEAAYHEKGRRNQNGGFAY